A stretch of Vigna angularis cultivar LongXiaoDou No.4 chromosome 4, ASM1680809v1, whole genome shotgun sequence DNA encodes these proteins:
- the LOC108330262 gene encoding bidirectional sugar transporter SWEET10: MPIHHQTLAFIFGLLGNIISFMVFLAPLPTFYQIYKKRSSEGFQSLPYIVALFSSMLWIYYALVKREGTLLLITINSFGCVIETFYLAIFLIYAARKSRLSTMMIVFLLDVFGFGGMLLLTLFLTKGSKRLKVIGWISLVFNISVFAAPLGIMKRVIKTKSVEFMPLSLSFFLTLNAIMWFFYGLLLNDYYIALPNTLGFLFGIIQMVLYLIYRNPKTNKVTKLQEPNNHEIVDIGEASELNHVSSGAMTEIATEDPNRREEGNRKP, from the exons ATGCCCATTCATCACCAAACTTTGGCTTTCATTTTCGGCCTTCTAG GAAACATCATCTCCTTTATGGTGTTCCTCGCTCCACT ACCAACTTTTTACCAAATATACAAGAAGAGGTCGTCGGAGGGGTTTCAATCATTACCTTATATTGTTGCATTGTTCAGTTCAATGCTGTGGATTTATTACGCACTCGTAAAAAGGGAGGGCACCCTCCTTCTCATTACTATTAACTCCTTTGGATGTGTCATAGAGACATTCTACCTTGCTATCTTCTTAATTTATGCAGCCAGAAAATCCAGG CTTTCAACCATGATGATTGTTTTCTTGTTAGATGTTTTTGGGTTCGGAGGCATGCTTCTTTTAACTCTCTTCCTAACAAAAGGATCCAAACGCCTTAAAGTGATTGGATGGATTTCTCTCGTTTTCAATATAAGCGTATTCGCTGCTCCTCTCGGGATTATG AAACGTGTGATAAAGACGAAAAGCGTGGAATTCATGCCTTTAAGTTTGTCCTTCTTTTTGACCTTAAATGCTATCATGTGGTTCTTCTATGGCCTTCTCCTCAACGACTACTACATCGCT CTCCCAAACACACTAGGTTTTCTATTCGGCATAATTCAGATGGTGCTGTATTTGATTTATAGAAACCCCAAGACAAATAAGGTAACGAAATTGCAAGAACCAAATAATCATGAGATTGTTGACATTGGGGAAGCATCTGAGCTGAATCATGTAAGCAGTGGTGCTATGACTGAGATTGCTACTGAGGACCCAaatagaagagaagaaggaaatcGAAAACCCTAA